Proteins co-encoded in one Arachis hypogaea cultivar Tifrunner chromosome 11, arahy.Tifrunner.gnm2.J5K5, whole genome shotgun sequence genomic window:
- the LOC112723529 gene encoding bifunctional dethiobiotin synthetase/7,8-diamino-pelargonic acid aminotransferase, mitochondrial isoform X1: MFRFHSLLLFRRLRRHRRQFSSATSHPLELPLSHPIYIIWGSNTGIGKTLVSTGIAASSLLSSPSYFHYLKPLQTGFPSDSDSRFLLTKLRHLFLRSTGPRPSLSASHVLLNASSAVTGNRGNDARFPEEENVVGGEGIGSSRLFCKTLYAWEEAVSPHLAAERESGAVEDSVVLETLQRCFREVVESGVGKEKSEVMCVVETAGGVASPGASGSLQCDLYRPFRIPAILVGDGRLGGISGTISAYESLTLRGYDVVAVVFEDHGLLNEGPIMSYMRNKLPVLVLPPVPKDPSNDLMEWFEGSHNLFSNLREIMVSAYLERVKKFHDMPRKARDIIWWPFTQHKLVPEGAVTVIDSRCGENFAVFKAQSTEVVAPLFDACASWWTQGPNAILQAELAREMGYAAARFGHVMFPENVHEPALNCAELLLDGVGKGWASRAYFSDNGSTAIEIALKMAFRKFSVDHGLVRNCLEDTTNERSTELMVLALQRSYHGDTLGAMEAQAPSSYTGFLQQPWYTGRGLFVDPPSVFMSNNTWSLSLPEGFQIENLKLGNITFASRDEIFLKGRDTSELAAVYSSYISKLLSGYRGSNNIGALIMEPVIQGAGGMHMVDPLFQRVLVNECRSRNIPVIFDEIFTGFWRLGVETAVDLIHCVPDIACFGKLMTGGIIPLAATLATNAVFDSFIGESKLKALLHGHSYSAHALGCMAAVKSIQWFKDPCSNPNATSGGRLLKELWDDKMVHKISSHPAVERVVALGTLCALELKAEGRNAGYASLYARSLLQNLREDGIYMRPLGNVIYLLCGPCTSTDICNQILVKLYKRLEEFSGSNN, translated from the exons ATGTTCCGCTTTCACTCTCTCCTTCTCTTTCGCCGTCTCCGCCGCCACCGCCGCCAATTCTCCTCCGCTACATCTCACCCGCTCGAGCTACCGCTTTCCCACCCAATCTACATCATATGGGGATCTAACACCGGCATCGGCAAAACCCTCGTCTCCACCGGCATCGCAGCCTCATCCCTCCTCTCCTCCCCTTCATATTTCCACTACCTCAAGCCCCTCCAGACCGGCTTCCCCTCCGACTCCGACTCCCGCTTCCTCCTCACGAAGCTCCGCCACCTCTTCCTCCGCAGCACCGGCCCCCGCCCTTCCCTCTCCGCCTCACATGTCCTCCTCAATGCCTCCTCCGCTGTTACGGGGAACCGTGGCAACGATGCTAGGTTTCCGGAGGAAGAGAACGTGGTCGGCGGCGAGGGGATTGGGTCTTCGCGGTTGTTTTGCAAGACGCTGTACGCGTGGGAAGAGGCTGTGTCGCCGCATTTGGCGGCAGAGAGGGAAAGTGGAGCTGTGGAGGACTCGGTGGTGCTGGAAACATTGCAGAGGTGTTTCAGGGAGGTGGTGGAAAGTGGGGTTGGTAAGGAGAAATCAGAGGTTATGTGTGTGGTGGAAACTGCAGGTGGAGTTGCGAGTCCCGGTGCTTCTGGATCACTTCAATGTGACTTATATAG GCCCTTCCGTATTCCGGCAATTCTGGTTGGAGATGGGAGGCTGGGAGGTATTTCTGGAACAATTTCTGCTTATGAGAGCTTGACTCTTCGAGGTTAtgatgttgttgctgttgtttttGAAGATCACGGCCTTCTAAACGAGGGTCCAATAATGTCTTATATGCGTAACAA GCTTCCTGTTCTAGTGCTACCCCCTGTTCCAAAAGATCCATCGAATGACCTAATGGAATGGTTTGAAGGTTCTCATAATTTATTTAGTAATCTAAGGGAAATAATGGTCTCTGCTTATCTAGAGAGAGTTAAAAAGTTTCATGACATGCCAAGGAAGGCAAGGGATATCATCTGGTGGCCTTTCACTCAACACAAGCTTGTACCAGAGGGAGCGGTAACAGTAATTGATTCACGTTGTGGTGAGAACTTTGCAGTCTTTAAG GCTCAGAGCACAGAAGTTGTAGCTCCGCTATTTGATGCATGTGCTAGCTGGTGGACTCAAGGACCTAATGCTATATTGCAG GCTGAGCTTGCTAGGGAGATGGGATATGCTGCTGCAAGATTTGGACATGTTATGTTTCCTGAGAATGTTCATGAACCAGCGTTAAATTGTGCTGAGCTTTTGCTTGATGGTGTGGGAAAAG GTTGGGCTTCTCGAGCATATTTTTCTGACAATGGATCCACTGCAATTGAAATTGCACTCAAGATGGCATTTCGTAAATTTTCTGTTGATCATGGACTTGTTCGCAATTGTCTTGAGGATACCACTAATGAGAGATCTACTGAGCTCATG GTCCTCGCACTTCAGAGATCTTATCATGGTGACACATTGGGTGCTATGGAAGCACAAGCCCCATCATCTTATACAGGCTTCCTGCAGCAACCATG GTACACAGGAAGAGGTCTTTTTGTGGATCCTCCTTCTGTCTTCATGAGCAACAATACGTGGAGTCTTTCATTGCCTGAAGGGTTTCAGATTGAAAATCTGAAACTTGGTAACATCA CCTTTGCTTCACGTGACGAAATATTTCTCAAGGGCAGGGATACTTCTGAGCTTGCTGCAGTCTATTCATCTTACATATCAAAACTGTTATCTGGATATAGAGGGTCCAATAATATTGGAGCATTGATTATGGAACCAG TTATACAAGGTGCTGGAGGAATGCATATGGTTGATCCATTGTTTCAGCGAGTACTTGTTAACGAGTGTCGGAGTAGAAACATTCCGGTTATCTTTGATGAGATTTTTACAGGTTTTTGGCGTTTGGGAGTAGAG ACTGCAGTGGATCTAATCCATTGTGTACCAGATATAGCCTGCTTTGGGAAGCTGATGACAGGTGGAATTATACCACTGGCTGCCACCTTGGCAACAAATGCTGTGTTTGATTCATTTATTGGAGAATCAAAG CTCAAGGCTCTCTTGCATGGACATTCTTACTCTGCACATGCTTTGGGTTGCATGGCTGCTGTTAAATCAATCCAATGGTTTAAAGATCCTTGTTCCAACCCTAATGCCACATCCGGAGGAAGATTACTTAAGGAG TTATGGGATGATAAAATGGTTCACAAGATCTCGTCACATCCTGCAGTTGAAAGAGTAGTTGCATTGGGGACTCTTTGTGCCTTGGAGTTAAAAGCAGAAGGACGTAATGCTGG GTATGCCTCCTTGTATGCAAGATCCTTACTTCAGAATCTTCGGGAAGATGGAATTTACATGAGGCCTCTTGGTAATGTCATATATCTCTTGTGTGGACCCTGCACGTCTACAGATATTTGTAATCAGATACTTGTCAAACTTTATAAGAGGCTTGAAGAATTTAGTGGAAGCAATAATTGA
- the LOC112723529 gene encoding bifunctional dethiobiotin synthetase/7,8-diamino-pelargonic acid aminotransferase, mitochondrial isoform X2, protein MSSSMPPPLLRGTVATMLGFRRKRTWSAARGLGLRGCFARRCTRGKRLCRRIWRQRGKVELWRTRWCWKHCRGVSGRWWKVGLVRRNQRLCVWWKLQVELRVPVLLDHFNVTYIGEFGAPEFRPFRIPAILVGDGRLGGISGTISAYESLTLRGYDVVAVVFEDHGLLNEGPIMSYMRNKLPVLVLPPVPKDPSNDLMEWFEGSHNLFSNLREIMVSAYLERVKKFHDMPRKARDIIWWPFTQHKLVPEGAVTVIDSRCGENFAVFKAQSTEVVAPLFDACASWWTQGPNAILQAELAREMGYAAARFGHVMFPENVHEPALNCAELLLDGVGKGWASRAYFSDNGSTAIEIALKMAFRKFSVDHGLVRNCLEDTTNERSTELMVLALQRSYHGDTLGAMEAQAPSSYTGFLQQPWYTGRGLFVDPPSVFMSNNTWSLSLPEGFQIENLKLGNITFASRDEIFLKGRDTSELAAVYSSYISKLLSGYRGSNNIGALIMEPVIQGAGGMHMVDPLFQRVLVNECRSRNIPVIFDEIFTGFWRLGVETAVDLIHCVPDIACFGKLMTGGIIPLAATLATNAVFDSFIGESKLKALLHGHSYSAHALGCMAAVKSIQWFKDPCSNPNATSGGRLLKELWDDKMVHKISSHPAVERVVALGTLCALELKAEGRNAGYASLYARSLLQNLREDGIYMRPLGNVIYLLCGPCTSTDICNQILVKLYKRLEEFSGSNN, encoded by the exons ATGTCCTCCTCAATGCCTCCTCCGCTGTTACGGGGAACCGTGGCAACGATGCTAGGTTTCCGGAGGAAGAGAACGTGGTCGGCGGCGAGGGGATTGGGTCTTCGCGGTTGTTTTGCAAGACGCTGTACGCGTGGGAAGAGGCTGTGTCGCCGCATTTGGCGGCAGAGAGGGAAAGTGGAGCTGTGGAGGACTCGGTGGTGCTGGAAACATTGCAGAGGTGTTTCAGGGAGGTGGTGGAAAGTGGGGTTGGTAAGGAGAAATCAGAGGTTATGTGTGTGGTGGAAACTGCAGGTGGAGTTGCGAGTCCCGGTGCTTCTGGATCACTTCAATGTGACTTATATAGGTGAATTTGGTGCTCCAGAATTTCG GCCCTTCCGTATTCCGGCAATTCTGGTTGGAGATGGGAGGCTGGGAGGTATTTCTGGAACAATTTCTGCTTATGAGAGCTTGACTCTTCGAGGTTAtgatgttgttgctgttgtttttGAAGATCACGGCCTTCTAAACGAGGGTCCAATAATGTCTTATATGCGTAACAA GCTTCCTGTTCTAGTGCTACCCCCTGTTCCAAAAGATCCATCGAATGACCTAATGGAATGGTTTGAAGGTTCTCATAATTTATTTAGTAATCTAAGGGAAATAATGGTCTCTGCTTATCTAGAGAGAGTTAAAAAGTTTCATGACATGCCAAGGAAGGCAAGGGATATCATCTGGTGGCCTTTCACTCAACACAAGCTTGTACCAGAGGGAGCGGTAACAGTAATTGATTCACGTTGTGGTGAGAACTTTGCAGTCTTTAAG GCTCAGAGCACAGAAGTTGTAGCTCCGCTATTTGATGCATGTGCTAGCTGGTGGACTCAAGGACCTAATGCTATATTGCAG GCTGAGCTTGCTAGGGAGATGGGATATGCTGCTGCAAGATTTGGACATGTTATGTTTCCTGAGAATGTTCATGAACCAGCGTTAAATTGTGCTGAGCTTTTGCTTGATGGTGTGGGAAAAG GTTGGGCTTCTCGAGCATATTTTTCTGACAATGGATCCACTGCAATTGAAATTGCACTCAAGATGGCATTTCGTAAATTTTCTGTTGATCATGGACTTGTTCGCAATTGTCTTGAGGATACCACTAATGAGAGATCTACTGAGCTCATG GTCCTCGCACTTCAGAGATCTTATCATGGTGACACATTGGGTGCTATGGAAGCACAAGCCCCATCATCTTATACAGGCTTCCTGCAGCAACCATG GTACACAGGAAGAGGTCTTTTTGTGGATCCTCCTTCTGTCTTCATGAGCAACAATACGTGGAGTCTTTCATTGCCTGAAGGGTTTCAGATTGAAAATCTGAAACTTGGTAACATCA CCTTTGCTTCACGTGACGAAATATTTCTCAAGGGCAGGGATACTTCTGAGCTTGCTGCAGTCTATTCATCTTACATATCAAAACTGTTATCTGGATATAGAGGGTCCAATAATATTGGAGCATTGATTATGGAACCAG TTATACAAGGTGCTGGAGGAATGCATATGGTTGATCCATTGTTTCAGCGAGTACTTGTTAACGAGTGTCGGAGTAGAAACATTCCGGTTATCTTTGATGAGATTTTTACAGGTTTTTGGCGTTTGGGAGTAGAG ACTGCAGTGGATCTAATCCATTGTGTACCAGATATAGCCTGCTTTGGGAAGCTGATGACAGGTGGAATTATACCACTGGCTGCCACCTTGGCAACAAATGCTGTGTTTGATTCATTTATTGGAGAATCAAAG CTCAAGGCTCTCTTGCATGGACATTCTTACTCTGCACATGCTTTGGGTTGCATGGCTGCTGTTAAATCAATCCAATGGTTTAAAGATCCTTGTTCCAACCCTAATGCCACATCCGGAGGAAGATTACTTAAGGAG TTATGGGATGATAAAATGGTTCACAAGATCTCGTCACATCCTGCAGTTGAAAGAGTAGTTGCATTGGGGACTCTTTGTGCCTTGGAGTTAAAAGCAGAAGGACGTAATGCTGG GTATGCCTCCTTGTATGCAAGATCCTTACTTCAGAATCTTCGGGAAGATGGAATTTACATGAGGCCTCTTGGTAATGTCATATATCTCTTGTGTGGACCCTGCACGTCTACAGATATTTGTAATCAGATACTTGTCAAACTTTATAAGAGGCTTGAAGAATTTAGTGGAAGCAATAATTGA
- the LOC112723531 gene encoding calmodulin-binding protein 60 B, which yields MQRAAGDAKSMGKRSLEGGEDDQPERKRPALASVIVEALKVDSLQKLCSSLEPILRRVVSEEVERALVKLGPARISGGRSSPKMIEGPDGRNLQLHFRSRLSLPLFTGGKVEGEQGAPIHVVLIDANTGSVVTSGPEACMKLDVVVLEGDFNNEDDEGWTQEEFESHVVKEREGKRPLLTGELQVTLKEGVGTLGELTFTDNSSWIRSRKFRLGLKVAQGFSESVRIREAKTEAFTVKDHRGELYKKHYPPALTDDVWRLEKIGKDGSFHKKLNNAGIFTVEDFLRLVVKDQQKLRNILGSGMSNKMWEALLEHAKTCVLSGKLYVYYPEDTRNVGVIFNHIYELRGLITGEQFFPADSLTDSQKVYVDSLVKKAYENWEQVVEYDGKTLVGAAQNDRPDTPENELPMESINYTTGLDHQLQSQSLPVSVPSQHQMNSGMLVGGYNDNLVTRYPNQPLIANSNSRSQFDSSLYLSSDQLMNNAHQSQNTRNDHSTVGLALGPPQSSSGFHAGSSSVQPSTLNPFDDWSHNRDRGVDEFFSEEEIRLRSHEMLENEDMQHLLRLFSMGGHAPTNTDDSFSFPSFMQTPMPNFDEDRARPGRAVVGWLKIKAAMRWGFFIRKIAAEKRAQIEELDD from the exons ATGCAGAGGGCAGCTGGGGACGCAAAAAGCATGGGGAAGAGGTCTCTTGAAGGTGGAGAAGATGACCAGCCTGAACGAAAGAGGCCTGCTCTTGCCAG TGTTATTGTGGAAGCTCTCAAGGTGGACAGTTTGCAGAAACTTTGCTCATCATTAGAACCTATTCTTCGTAGAGTT GTGAGTGAAGAAGTGGAGCGTGCTCTTGTGAAGTTGGGTCCTGCAAGAATTAGTGGTGGAAG GTCTTCTCCAAAAATGATTGAAGGTCCGGATGGCAGGAACCTGCAGCTGCATTTTAGGTCCCGGCTGTCTCTTCCCCTATTCACTGGAGGAAAAGTGGAAGGCGAGCAGGGGGCTCCAATCCATGTTGTTCTTATTGATGCCAATACTGGAAGTGTTGTGACATCTGGTCCAGAAGCCTGTATGAAACTTGATGTTGTTGTCCTTGAGGGTGATTTTAATAATGAGGATGATGAAGGTTGGACTCAAGAGGAATTTGAAAGCCATGTGGTGAAGGAACGTGAAGGAAAGAGACCCCTGTTGACTGGGGAGCTGCAAGTGACACTCAAAGAAGGAGTTGGGACATTGGGGGAACTGACGTTCACAGATAATTCAAGCTGGATAAGGAGCCGGAAATTCAGGCTTGGGTTGAAGGTTGCGCAAGGTTTTTCCGAGTCTGTGCGCATCCGTGAAGCTAAAACAGAGGCTTTTACAGTCAAAGATCATAGAGGAGAAT TATATAAGAAGCATTATCCTCCGGCATTGACTGATGATGTATGGAGACTGGAGAAGATAGGCAAGGATGGGTCATTTCACAAGAAGCTGAATAATGCTGGAATATTCACTGTTGAAGACTTTCTTCGTCTTGTGGTTAAAGATCAACAGAAATTGCGGAAT ATCCTTGGAAGTGGTATGTCAAACAAGATGTGGGAAGCTCTCTTAGAGCATGCAAAGACTTGTGTCCTAAGTGGGAAGCTCTATGTTTATTACCCAGAAGATACGAGAAATGTTGGTGTTATTTTTAACCACATCTATGAGCTGCGTGGTCTTATAACAGGAGAGCAATTCTTTCCTGCTGATTCTCTCACTGATAGCCAGAAG GTTTATGTGGATTCGTTGGTGAAGAAGGCATATGAGAATTGGGAGCAGGTTGTAGAGTATGATGGGAAAACACTTGTGGGTGCTGCACAAAATGATAGGCCGGATACACCTGAAAATGAACTTCCGATGGAGTCAATCAATTACACTACTGGTTTAGATCATCAGCTGCAATCACAATCCCTTCCAGTGTCTGTTCCATCTCAACATCAAATGAATTCAGGGATGCTGGTTGGAG GTTATAATGATAATTTGGTAACAAGATACCCAAACCAGCCACTGATAGCAAACTCCAACTCCCGGAGCCAGTTTGACAGTTCATTATACCTGTCTAGTGACCAATTAATGAACAATGCGCACCAAAGCCAGAACACGAGAAATGATCATAGCACGGTTGGGTTAGCTCTTGGTCCTCCTCAATCATCATCAGGGTTCCACGCTGGTAGCTCCTCTGTCCAGCCATCTACTCTAAATCCATTCGATGACTGGTCACACAACAGGGACAGGGGTGTTGATGAATTCTTTTCAGAGGAAGAAATCCGCTTAAGAAGTCACGAGATGCTAGAGAATGAGGACATGCAGCACTTGCTTCGCCTGTTCAGCATGGGAGGTCATGCCCCCACGAATACTGACGATAGCTTCTCATTCCCATCATTTATGCAAACGCCAATGCCAAACTTTGATGAGGATCGCGCTCGTCCAGGCAGAGCAGTTGTGGGATGGCTAAAGATCAAGGCAGCAATGAGGTGGGGCTTCTTTATCCGGAAGATAGCAGCTGAGAAGCGGGCACAGATAGAGGAGTTAGATGATTAG